A window of Syntrophorhabdaceae bacterium genomic DNA:
AAGCCATGACAAGTATAACGACATTACATTCACCGTTGTAAAAGCGGACGCCAAAAAGGCGCTGAAGATTACTGAAGAGATGGCTAAGGGGCTTGACAGTGTGAAAGTCGGCCTCGATGAAGATATCGCCAAGGTTTCTATCGTGGGGCTCGGCATGCGTTCCCACGCGGGTATCGCGGCCAAGATGTTTACCATACTTGCAAACGAAGGCATTAATATCGAGCTGATCAGCACATCGGAGATCAAGATATCCTGTGTAATCGAGAGCAAATACGGCGAACTTGCGGTAAGGGCGCTTCACAAGCATTTCGGCCTTGACGCCGAAGAGGTGAAGGAGGAGACGTGAGGGTCGAATTCTACGACACCACGTTACGAGACGGTGCACAATCGGAAGATATCGCCTTTACGTTGACCGATAAGCTCCGGATCACGGAGAAACTTGACGAATTTGGCATGCACTACATAGAAGGGGGCTGGCCCGGATCAAACCCGAAAGATCTCCAGTACTTCAAAGAAGTCAAGAAGCTGAATCTCAGGAATGCGAAAGTTGTTGCCTTCAGTAGCACCATGAAAGCCGGGTCAAGCCCGCAAAATGATGAGATCATCATGGCCCTCATGAACGCCCACACAGAGTACATCGCGATCGTGGGCAAGAGCTGGGACCTCCACGTAAAAGACGCCCTGCGGGTAGGCCTTGACACGAACCTCGAGATGATTGATAGGACCATTGCGTATCTCAAACAAATGGCGAAGAAGGTCTTTTTCGATGCGGAACATTTCTTCGACGGTTACAAGAAGAACAGGGCATATGCCATGCGCGTCATCGAGACGGCATACAACGCCGGGGCAGATACGATTGTTCTGTGTGACACTAACGGAGGCAGTATGCCCTATGAGGTGCATGACATCGTGAGCAATGTGAAGGCCGCTCTCAGAGCGCCGCTCGGTATTCACACCCATAACGATACCGAGCTTGGTGTGGCCAATACGCTCATGGCCGTACAGGCAGGATGCACGCAGGTCCAGGGAACCGTGAATGGTTACGGTGAGCGGTGTGGAAATGCAAACCTCTGCTCCATCATCCCAAACGTGATCCTCAAGATGGGTCACAGCGGGATACAGAAACCAAAACTCCGGAAGCTTCGCGAGTTGAGTCTTTTCATCGACGAACTGGCGAATTTTATCCCTGACAAACACAGACCCTACGTGGGTGAAAGCGCCTTCGCGCATAAGGGTGGCATCCACGTGAGTGCCATACGGAGAAACGCCGCGACGTACGAGCACGTACAGCCCGAATATGTGGGCAACAAGCAGCGGGTGCTCATCTCCGACCTATCGGGTGAGAGCAATATTCTCTACAAGGCCAAAGAGTTCAACATCGACATGGGCAAAGACAGAAAGGTGGTCAAGGATATCGTGCAGAAGATCAAGACTCTGGAGATGCACGGTTATCAGTTCGAAGCGGCGGAAGGCTCCCTCGAGCTTCTTATCAAGAAAGACCTCGGTATCCATAAGAGCTATTTCGATCTTGTAGGCTTTAGAATCATAGTGGAGAAAAAGGAGCGGGCCCACCCCGTTACGGAAGCGACAATCCATGTCAAAGTCGGCGACAAGACCGAACACACGGCTGCGCTCGGCAAGGGCCCCGTGAATGCCCTCGACAATGCCCTGAGAAAGGCCCTGCATAAATTCTACCCCGAGCTCAAGGAAATGGACCTTGTGGACTACAAGGTCAGGGTGCTGTCGACCAAGGACGGCACCGGCGCTCGCACGCGAGTGCTCATTGAAAGCAGTGACGGGAAGCATACCTGGGGGACCGTAGGCGTGTCGGAGAATATTATCGAGGCGAGCTGGAGAGCGCTTGTGGATAGTATCGATTATAAACTGCTTATCGAAGAGGAAAGAAACAGGTGAAGAAGCTTCTTAATATTACGGACGCCACAAAAGAACTCAACATTCTTCGCTCTCGGAAGGGATATAAGAGCCCCTTCAAAGCGGTGGGGACATATCGGCTCATAGATGACGGACTAAGACCCGAGGCTACGGTCATTATCGAAACCGAGAAACAACGCATGCATGAGGCATCAACAGGCGTGGGCCCCGTGGATGCCCTCGCCAATGTGTTGAAAAAATCCCTTTCCTCCATTTTCCCTGTAATCCAGGGGGTCAAGCTTGTCGATTTCTCCTCGAGGATCCATGATTCGAAGG
This region includes:
- a CDS encoding alpha-isopropylmalate synthase regulatory domain-containing protein; translation: MKKLLNITDATKELNILRSRKGYKSPFKAVGTYRLIDDGLRPEATVIIETEKQRMHEASTGVGPVDALANVLKKSLSSIFPVIQGVKLVDFSSRIHDSKAGTSAKVEVNIIFSDGNNVWSVVAISENINMASFMALLDGFEYAILSGRLSEQEKR
- the cimA gene encoding citramalate synthase, yielding MRVEFYDTTLRDGAQSEDIAFTLTDKLRITEKLDEFGMHYIEGGWPGSNPKDLQYFKEVKKLNLRNAKVVAFSSTMKAGSSPQNDEIIMALMNAHTEYIAIVGKSWDLHVKDALRVGLDTNLEMIDRTIAYLKQMAKKVFFDAEHFFDGYKKNRAYAMRVIETAYNAGADTIVLCDTNGGSMPYEVHDIVSNVKAALRAPLGIHTHNDTELGVANTLMAVQAGCTQVQGTVNGYGERCGNANLCSIIPNVILKMGHSGIQKPKLRKLRELSLFIDELANFIPDKHRPYVGESAFAHKGGIHVSAIRRNAATYEHVQPEYVGNKQRVLISDLSGESNILYKAKEFNIDMGKDRKVVKDIVQKIKTLEMHGYQFEAAEGSLELLIKKDLGIHKSYFDLVGFRIIVEKKERAHPVTEATIHVKVGDKTEHTAALGKGPVNALDNALRKALHKFYPELKEMDLVDYKVRVLSTKDGTGARTRVLIESSDGKHTWGTVGVSENIIEASWRALVDSIDYKLLIEEERNR